One part of the Solanum dulcamara chromosome 8, daSolDulc1.2, whole genome shotgun sequence genome encodes these proteins:
- the LOC129899301 gene encoding phosphoenolpyruvate carboxylase kinase 1-like → MSESIKRNYCVGEELGRGRFGTVFKCYSPATGEPFAVKSIDKRLIADDAIDRQCLYNEAKIMHLLSPNPYVVRIFDIYEDDTHLDMVLELCNSGDLFQRLTSQPVFSESKAVDVMVPLMKAIAHCHRLGVAHRDVKPDNILFNHSNELKLADFGSAECFRDGQLMSGVVGTPYYVAPEVLAGRNYSEKIDIWSAGVILYIMLAGVPPFFGDSATEIFEAVLRANLRFPTRIFHSVSPAAKDVLRRMLSKDVSRRFSAEQVLRHPWMTSNGEIAPF, encoded by the exons ATGAGTGAGTCAATAAAGAGAAATTACTGTGTGGGTGAAGAGTTAGGAAGGGGACGATTCGGCACCGTTTTCAAGTGTTACTCGCCGGCGACCGGTGAGCCATTCGCCGTCAAGTCTATCGACAAGCGCCTAATCGCCGATGACGCCATAGATCGACAATGCCTTTACAACGAAGCGAAAATTATGCACTTGCTTTCGCCCAATCCTTATGTTGTTCGTATCTTCGATATCTACGAGGACGATACTCACCTTGATATGGTTCTAGAGCTCTGCAATTCCGGCGATTTGTTCCAACGCCTCACTAGCCAACCGGTTTTCTCAGAGTCCAAAGCTGTTGATGTCATG GTACCACTAATGAAAGCAATAGCTCACTGTCACCGTCTCGGTGTAGCCCACAGGGACGTCAAGCCGGATAACATTTTATTCAACCACTCGAACGAGCTGAAATTGGCTGATTTTGGATCGGCGGAGTGTTTCCGTGATGGACAGCTGATGAGCGGCGTGGTAGGGACGCCGTATTACGTGGCGCCGGAGGTGTTAGCTGGGAGAAACTACAGTGAGAAGATCGATATTTGGAGTGCTGGTGTTATTCTGTATATAATGCTTGCCGGAGTTCCGCCTTTCTTTGGTGACTCGGCTACGGAGATCTTCGAGGCTGTGCTCAGAGCGAACCTTAGGTTTCCGACTAGGATCTTCCATTCAGTATCGCCGGCAGCGAAGGATGTGCTTCGGAGAATGCTCTCTAAAGACGTTTCTAGAAGATTCTCTGCTGAACAAGTTCTCA GACATCCATGGATGACTAGCAATGGAGAAATTGCTCCATTTTAG